In Actinopolyspora saharensis, the genomic window GGGCCCTTGCCCGGCGGTGCCGGGGGCTCGGGTGGTTTTTCGGCGCCGCACGCCGAAGTCGCAACGGCCGACGACTCGACAGCCCCCCGTTCTCGCGGAAGTTGCACGATCCGTCGAAGCGATCATCCAACGCCGACCCCGGTCCGGACAACGGTTCCGCGGTCACTGACGCGGAGAGCGCACCAGCCGGTCCTTGAGCTCGCGGGTGTGCCTGCGGCTGACCGGCAGCTCGCGGATCTCCCGGTACTGCCCTCCGGCGATGAGCACCGAATACCCGGAGGAGGACATGCGCAGCTCGTTTATCAGGTTCAGCGCGACCAGGTAGGACCGGTGAATGCGCACGAACCCGGCGTCCGCCCACTTCTCCTCCAGCTGGGCCAGCGGGATGCGCACCAGGTGCGACCCCTCGTCGGTGTGCAGCCGCGCGTAATCCCCCTGGGCCTCCACCCAGCGCACCTGGGAGCGCTGCACCAGGCGAGTGGTTCCCCCCAGTTCCACGGGGATGACCGAGTGGTCGTCGGGCCGCTGCTGCCCCTCGACCTGCTGGCCGCCGGAGCTCAACGCGCGAGCGCCGTCGCCGCCCACCTCCGGCGGGGCCGCTATGCGCTGCACCTTGCGCAGCGCGCGCTCCACCCGCTCGGGGCTGGCCGGTTTCATCACGTAGTCGATGGCGCCCAGGTCGAAGGCCTCCAGCGCGTTCTCGCCGTGCGCGGTGATGAACACCAGGGCGGGCGAGTTCTCGAAGGAGAAGAGCACCCTGGCCAGGTCCATTCCGGTCAGACCCGGCATGGCGACATCGATGAAGACGGCGTCGACCAGCGGCGCGTCGGCGGGACGCCCCTGCAGCTCGGGATTGTCGCTGCGCAATATCCGCAGCGCCTCGGCCGCGTCGAACGCCGTCAGCACCTTGCCGACGCGCGGGTTCTTCTCGATCATTCCCTGCGTCGTCTCGAGCCCGGGGATCTCGTCGTCGACGATCAGGATGACGAGTCCCGCCCTGCTCGATCCGCCGCTGCCGTTACGACCCTCGGGCGGGCCGCTGATGCGCTGTGGTGTACTCACGGCAAAGCCCAATCCTCCCGCGCTCACCGAACTCACGTCCACGGTCGACCGAGCGCGTCGGAGCGGCGCCCGCGGCGCCACCCGTGAACACCGACCGCGGGTGAAGCGTGTGACTCACCGCATTCAAACTAAGCCCCCG contains:
- a CDS encoding LytR/AlgR family response regulator transcription factor; the protein is MSTPQRISGPPEGRNGSGGSSRAGLVILIVDDEIPGLETTQGMIEKNPRVGKVLTAFDAAEALRILRSDNPELQGRPADAPLVDAVFIDVAMPGLTGMDLARVLFSFENSPALVFITAHGENALEAFDLGAIDYVMKPASPERVERALRKVQRIAAPPEVGGDGARALSSGGQQVEGQQRPDDHSVIPVELGGTTRLVQRSQVRWVEAQGDYARLHTDEGSHLVRIPLAQLEEKWADAGFVRIHRSYLVALNLINELRMSSSGYSVLIAGGQYREIRELPVSRRHTRELKDRLVRSPRQ